Proteins encoded within one genomic window of Cellulomonas xiejunii:
- a CDS encoding response regulator, whose product MSEQKVIDVLLVEDDPGDVLMTREAFEHNKVRNRLSVVADGVSALQFLRKEGEHADAPTPDLVLLDLNLPRMDGREVLEAMKSDERMRSIPVVVLTTSEAEEDVVRSYSLHANAYVTKPVDFDRFIDVVRQIDEFFVEVVRLPGR is encoded by the coding sequence ATGTCGGAGCAGAAGGTGATCGACGTCCTGCTGGTCGAGGACGACCCGGGAGACGTCCTCATGACGCGCGAGGCGTTTGAGCACAACAAGGTGCGCAACCGCCTGTCGGTGGTGGCCGACGGCGTCAGTGCGCTGCAGTTCCTCCGCAAGGAGGGCGAGCACGCGGACGCCCCGACGCCGGACCTCGTGCTGCTCGACCTCAACCTGCCGCGGATGGACGGTCGGGAGGTCCTCGAGGCGATGAAGTCCGACGAGCGGATGCGCTCCATCCCGGTGGTCGTCCTGACGACGTCCGAAGCCGAGGAGGACGTCGTGCGCAGCTACTCGCTGCACGCCAACGCCTACGTGACCAAGCCCGTGGACTTCGACCGCTTCATCGACGTGGTGCGCCAGATCGACGAGTTCTTCGTCGAGGTCGTGCGCCTGCCCGGCCGCTGA
- a CDS encoding proteasome assembly chaperone family protein — protein MLDPRDIYDVDVDAAERVDAAARNGAAPVLVHALQGFVDAGHAGQVAVEHLVGMGPSRRLVTFDVDQLVDYRSRRPVMTFDSGWTHYAAPELAVDLLEDAQGVPYLLLHGVEPDTQWERWVAAVRQVVERFDVPLVVGLHGIPMAVPHTRPVSVTAHATRPELVADHTSFFGTVQVPGSASALLEMRLGESGHDAMGFAVHVPHYLAQAPFPSAGLAGLRHVERATGLDLGLAALQPAAAESLREIERQVEGSTEVAAVVQALEEQYDAFTRSVGRTSLLAQATDLPTAEEIGAELERFLAEQAEPPDGGDGTA, from the coding sequence ATGCTTGACCCCCGGGACATCTACGACGTGGACGTCGACGCGGCCGAGCGTGTGGACGCCGCGGCCCGCAACGGCGCCGCGCCCGTTCTGGTGCACGCCCTGCAGGGATTCGTCGATGCCGGGCACGCCGGCCAGGTCGCCGTCGAGCACCTCGTCGGCATGGGCCCCAGCCGCCGGCTGGTGACGTTCGACGTCGACCAGCTCGTCGACTACCGCTCACGTCGGCCTGTCATGACGTTCGACTCCGGGTGGACGCACTACGCGGCCCCCGAGCTCGCAGTCGACCTGCTCGAGGACGCCCAGGGCGTGCCGTACCTGCTGCTGCACGGCGTCGAGCCGGACACGCAGTGGGAGCGGTGGGTCGCGGCGGTGCGACAGGTCGTGGAGCGGTTCGACGTGCCCCTCGTCGTCGGCCTGCACGGCATCCCCATGGCGGTGCCGCACACGCGGCCCGTGTCCGTGACGGCGCACGCGACGCGCCCCGAGCTCGTCGCGGACCACACGTCGTTCTTCGGCACCGTCCAGGTGCCGGGCAGCGCCTCGGCACTGCTCGAGATGCGCCTGGGGGAGTCGGGGCACGACGCGATGGGCTTCGCGGTGCACGTGCCGCACTACCTCGCGCAGGCACCGTTCCCCAGCGCCGGCCTCGCCGGGCTGCGCCACGTGGAGCGTGCCACGGGGCTCGACCTCGGGCTCGCCGCGCTCCAGCCGGCGGCGGCGGAGTCGCTGCGCGAGATCGAGCGGCAGGTCGAGGGCTCGACCGAGGTCGCCGCGGTCGTGCAGGCCCTCGAGGAGCAGTACGACGCGTTCACGCGCAGCGTCGGGCGGACCAGCCTGCTGGCGCAGGCGACCGACCTGCCGACGGCCGAGGAGATCGGTGCGGAGCTCGAGAGGTTCCTCGCCGAGCAGGCGGAGCCGCCCGACGGCGGTGACGGGACGGCCTGA
- a CDS encoding cold-shock protein, whose product MAQGAVKWFNAEKGFGFIAQDDGGADVFVHYSAIDTQGYRSLDEGQRVEFEITQGQKGPQAEHVRPL is encoded by the coding sequence ATGGCACAGGGCGCGGTCAAGTGGTTCAACGCCGAGAAGGGCTTCGGGTTCATCGCCCAGGACGACGGCGGCGCCGACGTCTTCGTCCACTACTCGGCCATCGACACGCAGGGTTACCGCTCGCTCGACGAGGGGCAGCGCGTGGAGTTCGAGATCACGCAGGGTCAGAAGGGTCCGCAGGCGGAGCACGTCCGCCCGCTGTGA
- a CDS encoding spermidine synthase, with the protein MAARRRDPSSRRPLTSRSAPGAPSWPDGPVAVATGTVEVVPEPGRPRAATLLVNGVPSSFVDLDDPGLLDFEYMQQAAAVVEVVAGRRADLAVLHLGAGGCALARALAHRYPEARQLAVELDGDLARLAREWFDLPRAPRLRLRTGEARAELARLPDATYDVVARDVFAGDRTPPHLTTVEFAQDARRVLRTGGVYVANCADRPPLSLAKAELATLSTVFAHVGVVAEPAQLRGRRYGNLLLVATDDPALLDDAGLARGLRTLPVPARLLSGDEARALAGAAAPLRDPQAAAVTGDVLPD; encoded by the coding sequence GTGGCTGCCCGACGTCGCGACCCATCGTCCCGCCGACCACTGACATCCCGGTCCGCGCCGGGCGCGCCCTCCTGGCCGGACGGGCCGGTGGCGGTGGCGACGGGCACCGTCGAGGTGGTGCCCGAGCCCGGGCGCCCACGTGCCGCGACGCTTCTGGTGAACGGCGTCCCCAGCTCGTTCGTCGACCTCGACGACCCCGGCCTCCTCGACTTCGAGTACATGCAGCAGGCCGCTGCGGTCGTCGAGGTCGTCGCCGGACGCCGCGCCGACCTCGCGGTCCTGCACCTGGGGGCCGGCGGGTGCGCTCTCGCGCGGGCGCTCGCCCACCGGTATCCCGAGGCGCGCCAGCTGGCGGTCGAGCTGGACGGCGACCTCGCGCGGCTGGCCCGCGAGTGGTTCGACCTGCCGCGCGCACCCCGCCTGCGGCTGCGCACGGGCGAGGCGCGCGCGGAGCTCGCCCGCCTCCCGGACGCGACGTACGACGTCGTCGCCCGCGACGTGTTCGCGGGAGACCGCACACCTCCGCACCTCACGACGGTGGAGTTCGCCCAGGACGCCCGCCGCGTGCTGCGGACGGGGGGCGTCTACGTCGCCAACTGCGCCGACCGTCCGCCGCTCTCGCTGGCGAAGGCGGAGCTCGCCACGCTCTCGACCGTCTTCGCGCACGTCGGGGTGGTGGCCGAGCCCGCCCAGCTGCGCGGCCGGCGGTACGGCAACCTCCTGCTGGTGGCCACGGACGACCCCGCCCTGCTCGACGACGCCGGCCTGGCCCGCGGGCTGCGCACGCTGCCCGTCCCTGCCCGGCTGCTCTCCGGCGACGAGGCGCGGGCCCTGGCGGGCGCGGCGGCACCGCTGCGCGACCCGCAGGCCGCCGCCGTCACCGGCGACGTGCTGCCCGACTGA
- a CDS encoding SAV_6107 family HEPN domain-containing protein has translation MSGRLSALHPSTALPQSAELLSRADAELLAAQFSGEPWEMFSHAHLAALRAGAALVEARGRPAGRGAPRTVWGMLDAVAPELHTFSALFAQAATLRSAVDAGRFELVTPARAERALCAAEDLVDAVRDALAAQDEARVLPSAVAGR, from the coding sequence ATGAGCGGTCGGCTGAGCGCACTGCACCCGTCGACGGCGCTGCCCCAGAGCGCCGAGCTGCTGAGTCGGGCCGACGCCGAGCTGCTCGCCGCGCAGTTCTCCGGGGAGCCGTGGGAGATGTTCTCGCACGCGCACCTGGCCGCGCTGCGGGCGGGTGCGGCGCTCGTCGAGGCCCGTGGTCGACCGGCGGGCCGGGGGGCGCCGCGCACGGTGTGGGGGATGCTCGACGCGGTCGCGCCGGAGCTGCACACGTTCTCGGCCCTGTTCGCGCAGGCCGCGACGCTGCGTTCGGCGGTCGACGCGGGCCGTTTCGAGCTCGTCACGCCCGCGCGGGCCGAGCGCGCCCTGTGCGCCGCGGAGGACCTCGTGGACGCCGTCCGCGACGCGCTCGCGGCGCAGGACGAGGCTCGGGTCCTGCCGTCCGCGGTCGCCGGCAGGTGA
- a CDS encoding DUF3040 domain-containing protein codes for MPLSEYEQRVLEQMERQLTSDDPRLANTLTRRGGHRPVTRYVVAGVGAAAGLLLLVIGAATSQPWVGAIGFVVMFAAVAFAFAVPRAERAGPQGTVAPDGSVRRASAPASKKRGFMSRLEERWDRRREGGGR; via the coding sequence ATGCCACTCTCCGAGTACGAGCAGCGCGTGCTGGAGCAGATGGAGCGACAGCTCACGTCTGACGACCCTCGACTCGCCAACACGCTCACGCGACGCGGCGGGCACCGTCCCGTCACGCGCTACGTCGTCGCCGGGGTGGGGGCGGCAGCAGGGCTGCTGCTGCTCGTCATCGGCGCCGCGACGTCGCAGCCCTGGGTCGGGGCGATCGGGTTCGTCGTGATGTTCGCGGCGGTCGCGTTCGCGTTCGCCGTGCCGCGCGCCGAACGTGCCGGCCCGCAGGGCACGGTCGCCCCGGACGGCTCGGTGCGCCGGGCGTCGGCCCCCGCGTCGAAGAAGCGTGGGTTCATGTCGCGGCTCGAGGAGCGGTGGGACCGCCGCCGCGAAGGCGGCGGTCGCTGA
- a CDS encoding transglutaminaseTgpA domain-containing protein, with the protein MNPTPEQGARAVLGTALCVLATWASLLALTGLVAGSRWFAVACGGVLVVAVATTLTRAATRRWWAPTAVGATVALVGLVLRYGAPPGRPQFLPDLDAAGRAWATARQGVAVVNDSFVPMPDVRPGEMLLVVGGLAVYLLVDAAVLTLRVPAVSGPPLLALWVPGIVLGFPAGAAPMFWTAAGYLALLAYGAAPLHAHAGRLQRVGTATAAAVALAGTAMVAGPPIMDVPGWASLALPTFGDGPVGPLELSDDLDLRESLGMRSSQVVLTYRVSDPSAPQGLGAGDAQDDTAASDTTELGLDAEGATPAPAAGPAVDARLVGPLRAFTMATFDGRQWERTENEALEIWDPAALLSSDPRLVGTPPDPAAGTLAQVDLEVGALRERRLPVSTFPRTVTVDGQWGYDSLRDEVVGQRSTGDGLTYSMLVQVPTLTAADLRTTDVGTPPESDLYTEVPDSAHRQDIAALAAEVTADAVGPYDQALDLQTWLRSVANFTYDTRVPPARSSDAVWDFLEDRRGYCVQFATAMAMMARTLDIPSRIGVGFLPGERNDDGTYVVTGRLAHAWPELYFDGLGWVRFEPTPASQSGPPPAWADPFSGIAAPGSVPEELAANRPTALPSGAATAPSTASPAAEDQDDSWAPAAIAAGLVLLAAGTAVVLVLRVRRRRRRVMTPEDAWRALQRELARADVRWSDATSPRGAVREVQRAVDARSGRELDASARDALERLAHVVEQARYAPSPPEHRTDDLDRWVQEVRAGVRTALAQDAPAPVTTSA; encoded by the coding sequence ATGAACCCGACACCGGAGCAGGGCGCGCGCGCGGTCCTCGGGACGGCGCTCTGCGTCCTGGCGACCTGGGCCAGCCTCCTCGCGCTCACCGGACTGGTCGCCGGCAGCCGGTGGTTCGCGGTCGCGTGCGGCGGCGTGCTGGTCGTCGCCGTGGCGACCACCCTCACGCGCGCCGCCACGCGCCGCTGGTGGGCCCCGACCGCCGTGGGGGCGACGGTCGCGCTCGTCGGCCTGGTGCTGCGCTACGGCGCACCTCCGGGCCGCCCGCAGTTCCTGCCCGACCTCGACGCCGCCGGACGGGCCTGGGCGACCGCACGGCAGGGCGTCGCGGTCGTCAACGACTCGTTCGTCCCCATGCCCGACGTGCGCCCCGGCGAGATGCTGCTCGTCGTCGGTGGCCTCGCCGTCTACCTGCTGGTCGACGCCGCGGTGCTGACGCTGCGGGTGCCGGCCGTGAGCGGCCCACCGCTCCTCGCGCTGTGGGTCCCGGGGATCGTCCTGGGATTCCCGGCCGGCGCCGCGCCGATGTTCTGGACCGCCGCGGGTTACCTCGCCCTCCTCGCGTACGGCGCCGCGCCACTGCACGCGCACGCGGGGCGGCTGCAACGTGTCGGCACCGCGACCGCCGCCGCGGTCGCGCTCGCGGGCACCGCCATGGTCGCCGGGCCACCGATCATGGACGTCCCTGGGTGGGCCAGCCTCGCACTGCCGACGTTCGGTGACGGCCCGGTGGGCCCGTTGGAGCTCAGCGACGACCTCGACCTGCGCGAGAGCCTCGGGATGCGCTCGTCGCAGGTCGTGCTCACGTACCGCGTGAGCGACCCGTCCGCGCCGCAGGGGCTCGGCGCCGGTGACGCGCAGGACGACACCGCCGCGAGCGACACGACGGAGCTCGGGCTCGACGCGGAGGGTGCCACCCCGGCACCGGCCGCCGGGCCGGCCGTCGACGCGCGGCTCGTCGGGCCGCTGCGCGCGTTCACGATGGCGACGTTCGACGGACGGCAGTGGGAGCGGACGGAGAACGAGGCGCTGGAGATCTGGGACCCGGCGGCGTTGCTCTCGTCCGACCCGCGGCTCGTCGGGACGCCGCCCGACCCCGCCGCCGGCACGCTCGCCCAGGTGGACCTCGAGGTGGGGGCGCTGCGGGAGCGCCGCCTTCCGGTCAGCACGTTCCCGCGCACGGTCACCGTCGACGGGCAGTGGGGATACGACTCCCTGCGCGACGAGGTAGTCGGGCAGCGGTCGACGGGCGACGGGCTGACCTACTCCATGCTCGTCCAGGTGCCCACGCTCACCGCGGCGGACCTGCGGACCACGGACGTCGGGACGCCCCCCGAGAGCGACCTGTACACCGAGGTGCCGGACTCCGCGCACCGCCAGGACATCGCCGCGCTGGCGGCCGAGGTGACCGCGGACGCCGTCGGTCCGTACGACCAGGCGCTCGACCTGCAGACGTGGCTGCGCTCGGTGGCCAACTTCACGTACGACACGCGCGTCCCGCCTGCCCGCTCGTCCGACGCCGTGTGGGACTTCCTCGAGGACCGTCGCGGCTACTGCGTGCAGTTCGCCACGGCGATGGCGATGATGGCGCGGACCCTCGACATCCCGTCCCGCATCGGTGTGGGGTTCCTGCCCGGCGAGCGGAACGACGACGGCACGTACGTCGTCACCGGACGCCTCGCCCACGCCTGGCCCGAGCTGTACTTCGACGGGCTGGGATGGGTGCGGTTCGAGCCGACGCCTGCCTCGCAGAGCGGGCCTCCCCCCGCCTGGGCGGACCCTTTCAGTGGCATCGCGGCTCCCGGCTCGGTCCCCGAGGAGCTTGCGGCGAACCGACCGACAGCACTGCCGAGCGGCGCGGCCACCGCGCCGTCCACCGCGTCGCCCGCCGCCGAGGACCAGGACGATTCGTGGGCTCCCGCGGCGATCGCGGCCGGGCTCGTCCTGCTCGCGGCCGGGACGGCGGTGGTCCTCGTCCTCCGCGTGCGCCGCCGGCGGCGACGCGTCATGACGCCGGAGGACGCGTGGAGAGCCCTGCAGCGCGAGCTCGCGCGTGCCGACGTGCGGTGGTCCGACGCGACGAGTCCCCGAGGTGCCGTGCGCGAGGTCCAGCGCGCAGTGGACGCCCGCAGCGGGCGTGAGCTCGACGCGTCCGCGCGTGACGCCCTGGAACGACTCGCGCACGTCGTCGAGCAGGCCCGTTACGCACCGTCACCGCCCGAGCACCGCACGGACGACCTGGATCGGTGGGTCCAGGAGGTGCGGGCCGGGGTGCGCACGGCGCTCGCTCAGGACGCGCCGGCACCCGTCACGACGAGCGCCTGA
- a CDS encoding DUF58 domain-containing protein, whose amino-acid sequence MHRRPTARGWALAAAGVIALQAGIGLGSLDLVRIGILLVAVPVTVFLAEIVLDAVRGRRGLEVHREVRPDPVHAGQDADVLVDIRATDRAGRARLAGLRFSEQAAVELSGGRALRARVARRADHATVRYPVRATQRGRWPLGPLVVTRTDTFGVVRSRTTLGPESQVAVWPAVVALPAPSDVLVGEPDRVALGARTPSTDDANLRDYREGDDLRRVHWTSSARRGTMLVRSDERAGMRPVSVLLDLPVRSAATEWTISLAASIALAMLDSGHPVRLAASGFRGGPGAGTTRDSSPYVHARQGPESRAALLDLTLDLMPARTSNDAEAALLDAVRMLDTTQAAGEIVVAVVGPLSAAGCGALAHVADVAQGWAVVRADGRHAGDARDAHHTATVLRRSGWRVAEATTDESLVECWLRLLGNGR is encoded by the coding sequence ATGCATCGGCGTCCGACGGCGCGCGGCTGGGCGCTCGCTGCCGCGGGCGTCATCGCGCTCCAGGCCGGGATCGGGCTCGGTTCGCTCGACCTCGTCCGTATCGGCATCCTGCTCGTCGCGGTCCCGGTGACGGTCTTCCTGGCTGAGATCGTGCTGGACGCCGTGCGGGGTCGTCGCGGCCTCGAGGTGCACCGGGAGGTCCGGCCCGACCCCGTGCACGCCGGCCAGGACGCCGACGTCCTCGTCGACATCCGCGCGACCGACCGCGCCGGCCGAGCACGCCTGGCCGGGCTGCGCTTCTCCGAGCAGGCGGCCGTCGAGCTCTCCGGCGGTCGGGCGCTGCGCGCCCGCGTCGCCCGGCGTGCCGACCACGCCACCGTCCGTTACCCGGTGCGGGCCACGCAGCGCGGACGCTGGCCGCTCGGGCCCCTGGTCGTCACCCGGACCGACACGTTCGGGGTCGTGCGCTCGCGCACCACGCTCGGACCCGAGTCCCAGGTCGCCGTGTGGCCCGCCGTCGTCGCGCTGCCGGCACCGTCCGACGTGCTCGTCGGGGAACCGGACCGCGTGGCGCTCGGGGCGCGGACACCGTCGACCGACGACGCCAACCTGCGCGACTACCGCGAGGGCGACGACCTGCGCCGCGTGCACTGGACGTCGAGCGCACGGCGCGGGACCATGCTCGTCCGGTCCGACGAGCGGGCCGGCATGCGTCCCGTGTCCGTGCTCCTCGACCTGCCCGTGCGGTCGGCCGCGACCGAGTGGACGATCTCCCTCGCGGCCTCGATCGCGCTCGCGATGCTCGACAGCGGACATCCCGTACGCCTCGCCGCGTCCGGCTTCCGCGGTGGGCCGGGCGCCGGCACGACGCGTGACTCGTCGCCGTACGTGCACGCCCGCCAGGGACCCGAGTCGCGAGCGGCACTCCTCGACCTGACACTGGACCTCATGCCGGCTCGCACGTCCAACGACGCGGAGGCCGCTCTGCTCGACGCCGTCCGGATGCTCGACACGACCCAGGCCGCCGGTGAGATCGTCGTGGCGGTCGTGGGGCCGTTGTCAGCGGCCGGCTGTGGCGCGCTCGCGCACGTCGCCGACGTCGCGCAGGGCTGGGCGGTCGTGCGCGCCGACGGCCGTCACGCGGGCGACGCCCGGGACGCGCACCACACCGCGACCGTCCTGCGGCGTTCCGGCTGGCGCGTCGCGGAGGCCACCACGGACGAGAGCCTCGTCGAGTGCTGGCTCCGACTGCTGGGGAACGGACGATGA
- a CDS encoding AAA family ATPase, with the protein MQSLPSPDELDRLVDTTTRLRAGIESVITGRPELVRTSLAVLLAEGHLLLEDVPGVGKTTLAKAIARSIDAPVGRIQFTPDLLPSDLTGVNIFRAQTHEFEFRPGPVFAHVVIGDEINRASPKTQSALLECMQEAQATVDGRTYPLPRPFLVIATQNPVEMEGTYPLPEAQRDRFMARLTVGYPSVESELDMLDLQEDSDPFARLRPVTDAAEIQGFIDVARRLYAAPGVKRYIVGLVTASRDDAGLRLGASPRASIQLLRAAKSLAAMSGRDHVLPDDVQELAVPVLAHRLLPSTESRLSGRTTQDVVTDIVARTPLPVAEPVARARRALG; encoded by the coding sequence ATGCAGTCACTGCCGTCACCGGATGAGCTCGACCGGCTCGTCGACACCACAACCCGCCTGCGGGCCGGCATCGAGTCGGTCATCACCGGGCGGCCCGAGCTGGTCCGGACGTCGCTGGCAGTCCTGCTCGCCGAGGGGCACCTGCTCCTCGAGGACGTGCCCGGCGTCGGCAAGACCACGCTGGCCAAGGCGATCGCGCGCAGCATCGACGCCCCGGTCGGCCGCATCCAGTTCACGCCCGACCTGCTCCCGAGCGACCTGACCGGCGTCAACATCTTCCGCGCCCAGACCCACGAGTTCGAGTTCCGCCCGGGCCCGGTGTTCGCGCACGTCGTCATCGGCGACGAGATCAACCGCGCCTCCCCCAAGACGCAGTCCGCGCTGCTGGAGTGCATGCAGGAGGCGCAGGCGACCGTCGACGGGCGCACGTATCCCCTGCCCCGGCCGTTCCTCGTGATCGCCACGCAGAACCCCGTGGAGATGGAAGGCACCTACCCGCTGCCCGAGGCGCAGCGCGACCGCTTCATGGCCCGCCTCACCGTCGGGTACCCGAGCGTCGAGTCCGAGCTCGACATGCTCGACCTGCAGGAGGACTCGGACCCGTTCGCGCGGCTCCGTCCAGTCACGGACGCCGCCGAGATCCAGGGCTTCATCGACGTCGCGAGGAGGCTCTACGCCGCACCCGGCGTGAAGCGGTACATCGTGGGCCTGGTCACCGCGTCCCGCGACGACGCGGGTCTGCGGCTCGGGGCCTCGCCCCGCGCCTCCATCCAGCTGCTGCGTGCCGCCAAGTCGCTCGCCGCGATGTCGGGTCGCGACCACGTCCTGCCCGACGACGTCCAGGAGCTCGCCGTCCCCGTCCTGGCCCACCGGCTGCTGCCGAGCACGGAGTCGCGACTCTCCGGCCGCACGACCCAGGACGTCGTCACGGACATCGTCGCGCGCACCCCACTGCCCGTCGCCGAGCCCGTCGCCCGGGCGCGGCGCGCGCTGGGCTGA
- the mraZ gene encoding division/cell wall cluster transcriptional repressor MraZ, giving the protein MTYDPTGAYGSFAPFLGTYTPRLDDKGRLILPAKFRPQLAGGLVMTRGQERCLFVLPMDEFRRMHDQLRTAPVTSKQARDYLRVFLSGASDELPDKQGRISIPPMLRTYAGLDRDVAVIGTGTRVEIWDLTAWETYLSEQEAGYADTTEEVFPNGPF; this is encoded by the coding sequence GTGACGTATGACCCGACAGGTGCCTACGGCTCCTTCGCGCCCTTCCTCGGGACGTACACACCACGTCTCGACGACAAGGGACGCCTCATCCTCCCGGCGAAGTTCCGGCCGCAGCTGGCCGGCGGTCTCGTCATGACGCGCGGGCAGGAGCGCTGCCTGTTCGTGCTGCCGATGGACGAGTTCCGTCGGATGCACGACCAGCTGCGGACCGCGCCCGTCACGAGCAAGCAGGCGCGGGACTACCTGCGCGTGTTCCTGTCCGGGGCGAGCGACGAGCTCCCGGACAAGCAGGGCCGCATCTCCATCCCGCCGATGCTGCGCACGTACGCCGGCCTCGACCGGGACGTCGCCGTCATCGGCACCGGTACCCGCGTCGAGATCTGGGACCTCACCGCGTGGGAGACCTACTTGTCCGAGCAGGAGGCGGGTTACGCCGACACGACCGAGGAGGTCTTCCCGAACGGCCCGTTCTGA
- the rsmH gene encoding 16S rRNA (cytosine(1402)-N(4))-methyltransferase RsmH codes for MDEQPETGSRHLPVLLQRCIDLLAPALEAPGAVLVDCTLGMGGHSEGVLRAFEGVRVVGIDRDPQALALASARLAPFGDRFTGVHAVYDEIGDVLDDLGLPAVQGVLMDLGVSSLQLDEAERGFAYAHDAPLDMRMDPTTGLTAADVLNTYDERDIARVLRVYGEERFASRIARGIVRRRERAPLTRTSELVDIVRAGVPAATRRTGGHPAKRTFQALRIEVNGELAALERALPAAIEALAVGGRIVVESYQSLEDRLVKRALAVGATSSAPPDLPVEPTTHTPYLRLLTRGAEEADEAELARNPRAQSVRLRAAERLRPTPDHLRTPRRAA; via the coding sequence ATGGACGAGCAGCCCGAGACGGGGTCGCGGCACCTGCCGGTCCTCCTGCAGCGGTGCATCGACCTCCTGGCGCCCGCCCTCGAGGCGCCCGGTGCCGTGCTGGTCGACTGCACGCTCGGCATGGGTGGGCACTCCGAGGGCGTGCTGCGGGCGTTCGAGGGCGTGCGGGTCGTCGGGATCGACCGGGACCCGCAGGCGCTCGCGCTCGCGAGCGCCCGGCTGGCTCCGTTCGGGGACCGGTTCACGGGCGTGCACGCCGTGTACGACGAGATCGGCGACGTCCTGGACGACCTCGGGCTGCCCGCGGTCCAGGGCGTGCTCATGGACCTCGGCGTGTCGTCCCTGCAGCTCGACGAGGCGGAGCGCGGCTTCGCGTACGCGCACGACGCGCCGCTCGACATGCGGATGGACCCGACGACCGGCCTCACGGCCGCCGACGTGCTCAACACGTACGACGAGCGCGACATCGCCCGTGTGCTGCGGGTGTACGGCGAGGAGCGGTTCGCCTCGCGGATCGCGCGCGGCATCGTGCGACGCCGGGAGCGGGCGCCGCTGACGCGCACGTCCGAGCTCGTGGACATCGTGCGTGCCGGCGTCCCGGCGGCGACGCGTCGCACCGGCGGGCACCCGGCCAAGCGCACGTTCCAGGCGCTGCGGATCGAGGTGAACGGCGAGCTCGCGGCGCTCGAGCGGGCGCTGCCGGCGGCGATCGAGGCGCTCGCGGTCGGTGGCCGGATCGTCGTCGAGTCGTACCAGTCGCTCGAGGACAGGCTCGTCAAGCGCGCGCTCGCGGTCGGCGCCACGTCGAGCGCGCCGCCGGACCTGCCGGTCGAGCCGACGACCCACACGCCGTACCTGCGGCTGCTCACGCGCGGTGCGGAGGAGGCCGACGAGGCCGAGCTCGCCCGCAACCCCCGCGCCCAGTCCGTCCGCCTGCGCGCGGCCGAACGGCTGCGTCCGACACCCGACCACCTGCGCACCCCGAGGAGAGCCGCATGA